The nucleotide sequence GGCGGCGCGGGACGCGTAGGGACGGATTGGTTTCGTCCAAGGCGCGTCCACATCCACGAGCCCCCAGAACAGCCCGGGCCGCGTGCTCCCAGCCCGGGCGCCCGCCAAACGTCGACGGGCGCCTTCCCCCTGCTTCACAGCGCCTGGGGCGTGCCCTTGATGCGCTTCGGCAGCACCTCGTCGATCAGGCCGTACTCCTTGGCCTGCGGCGCGCTGAGGTAGAAGTCGCGCTCGATGTCCTTGGCGAGCTCCTCGCGATTCTTGCTCGTCGCGTCGGCGAGGATGTCGATCAAGGTCTCTTTCATCTTCTTGATCTCGCGCGCCTGAATCTCGATGTCCGTCGCCTGGCCACGCGCGCCGCCGAGGGGCTGATGGATCATCATGCGCGCGTGCGGCAGCGCGTAACGACGGCCCTTGTGGCCCGCCGCGAGAAGCACCGCGCCCATCGACGCCGCCTGGCCGATGCACATCGTCGACACCGGGCAACGGACGTACTGCATCGTGTCGTACATCGCGAGGCCGCTCGTCACGATGCCGCCAGGGCTGTTGATGTAGACCTGGATGTCCTTGTCCGGATCCTCGCTCTCGAGGAAGAGGAACTGCGCGATGACGGCGTTCGCCACGAAGTCGTCGATCTCGGTCCCGATGAAGACGATCCGGTCCTTCAGCAAGCGGCTGAAGATGTTCCACTCGCGCTCGCCGCGGTGGGTCACCTCCGTGACCGTGGGCAGGACGTAGCCCTGCTCCCGAAGCGTGGTGAGGCCCGACGCCCGGTCGCGTTCCACGGCATCGTGGTCCCGCTCGAGAAACTCCATCGCCTGCTTACGTGTCTCGACTCGTCGGATCATCCAGGGCTCCGCTGTGGTTCGGCAAAAGGGTGCCGGGAGGCCCTAGTCGTGAGCCAGAAGCCTGCCGTTCGCAAGCCCGAACCGAGGTGCGCGTGTGAAGAAATGCGCCGGCCGAGCGTGACGCGTTTTCGCGCTTCGCAGCGGGAATTTCGTTCGTGTTGCGAGAGCGCGGCGAGCCTGGAGAAAGGCCGCCGGACGTGAAGACGAAAACGGGCGCGCTGGTGACACCAGCACGCCCGCTCGTGAACCCGCAGATCGCGCGCGGAGGCCGTCAGGCTTCCGTGATCTTCGAGGCCGCCTCGATGAGGTCGAGGATCTTGTCCTCCAGGATCATGCCGATCAGCATCTCCTGCTTCTTCGGATCACGATACTCGGCCTTGACCTTGGCGACGTTCTTGCCCGTCTGCTCGGCGAGCTCCTCGTAACCCTTCTCGATGTCCTGCGGCGTGACCTGCACGGTCTTCGCCTTCGCGATCTCGGCCATGATCAGGCCCGCGCGGACCTTGGTCTCGGCGTCGGCGTGCACGCGGGCGCGGAGCTCGGGCGTCATCTCGAGGCGCTGGCCCTGGCGGCGCGCAGCCGTGACGAGCTCACGCTCCGTGAGCTGCGCCTGCTGCTCGACGAGCGACGGAGGCACCGGGATCGGGTTCGCCTTGCAGAGCTCGAAGACGAGCTTCTCCGCGACGGAGTCCGTCGCCTTCTGCTTGAGCTCCTTCTCGATCTTCGCCGAGAGCGCGGCGCGCATGGCCTCGAGGTTCTCGTGGCCCACGTCCTTCGCGAACTCGTCGTCGACCTCGGGGAAGTTCCGCTCGCGGACCTCCTTCAGCGTGACGTGGAACGTGCCCGTCTTGCCGCGCAGCACCTCGTTCGTGTGGCGCTCGGAGAACTCGACCGTGGCGTCCTTGGTCTCGCCGACGTTCATGCCGGTGAGGACGTCCTCGATCTCCTTGAAGACCTGGCCGCTGCCGATCTCGGTCTCGATCTCCTGCGGCTTGTCCTCACGGACCTTGCCGTCGACGTCGAGGGTGAAGGCGATACGCGCGAGGTCGCCGGCCTTCGCCGGACGCTCGGGCTCGGGCGCCGAGAGCGTCGCGTGCTCGCGGCGGAGGCGCGCCACCTCGGCGTCGATCATGTCGGCCGTGACCTCGGTCTTCGGCCGCGTGACCTCGAAGCCCTCCCACTTCACCTCGGCGATGTCGGGGCGAACCTCGAAGCGCGCCTTGTAGGAGAACGACTCCTCCGGGCGGAGCTCGACGGGGGCGATGTCGGGCTGCGAGAGGGGCTGGACCTGCTGCGACGCGAGGGCGCGGTTCAGCGTGGTGTCGACCAGACGGCGAGCGACGTCCGCGTGGATGCTGCCCGAATAAAGATGGGCGAGCACGTGGCGCGGCGCCTTACCCTGGCGGAAACCCCTGACGCGAGCGGAGCGCTGGAGGTTGGCGTAGGCCTTGTCCACCTCGGTGCGGACCTGCTCGGCAGGGATCTCGACCTTGAGCTCGACGAGGACCGGAGAAAGCTTTTCGACGGTGACTTGCATGGGCGTCCGTTGGAAGGAACGGCGCCATGCCACGCACGGCGAGAGGGGTCAAGCGAGGGCGGGTTTGGAGGCAAAAAAAGAGCCCCGACGGAGAGGCGCCGTCGAGGCTCGGTCGAGGTCGAGCACCCAGGAGGTCCTGGCGAGACGTAGGGCTCGGCCCCCCGAAACGTCCGATGCCACGAGGCGCGGTTCGGGCGTTTCGGGGGACGGAGGCCCGCTCGCGGCGGGCCCCCGGCCTCAGAAGTCGCGCATGGAAGCGAAGGGATCGTCGTCCTGGTCGAGCTCGATCTCCTCCTCGAAGGAGGTGTCCTCGACGATGTCCTCGAGGCTCAGGTTGACGCGGGTGCCCGCGCGGATGATCTCGCGCTCGAACTCGGCGAAGTTCTGGAAGCTCTTCGGCAGCGGCATGGCTCTCTCCACTCGGCACGCGCAGGTCGATCGGCGACCCGCGCGAAACGGATCCGGCTCAGGTCGTTCGGCGGTCGGGGTTCGGGAACAGGACGAGGACACGCGCAGACGCGGACGGGCTCGGCGCAGCCCAGAAGGACCGGGCGAGCACGCGATCACACGCGGAAGGCTCGTGGTGGGTGGCGAGGGCGCTCGCGAGCGACAGCCCGCGCCCCCGGGCGCTCCTTCGGTTCCCCCGGAGCGCTTTTGTCCTACATGCACCCACAACGAGCGACATGTGCGCCACTGTAACGACCAGTGAGTCAAGGGCCAAAAAAACGTGAACGACGCGCCCTCGACGGGGGGGCGAGGGTCGTGTAAGCAGCCGCTACCCACGGGATCGTCCCCCGGGACGGACGACCCACACCGCGCCTCCGGGCGCGGCGTTCCCGGCAGATTTCATGGCCCCTTCGCCCCTCATCTATGCCGTCGCCAACCAGAAGGGCGGCGTCGGCAAAACGACGACCTCGGTGAACCTGGCCGCGAGCCTCGCCGCCGCGGAGAAGCGGACGCTGCTCGTCGACTGCGATCCGCAAGGCAACGCCTCGAGCGGGGTCGGCGTGCGCCGGCCCAACATCGAGCGCTCGCTCTACGACGTGCTCATCGGCCGCTCGACCCTGCGCGAGACGGTGATCTCGACGTCGGTGCCCAGGCTCGACGTGGTGCCGGCGACGCAGGACCTCGTGGCCGCAGAGATCGAGCTCGTCGACGCGCCCGACCGCGCGACGAAGCTGCGTGACGCGATCCGGCCACACGCATCGGACTACGAGTACGTGATCCTCGACTGCCCGCCGAGCCTGGGGCTGCTCACGCTGAACGCGCTCGTGGCCGCGCACCGGGTGCTCGTGCCGCTGCAGTGCGAGTACTACGCGCTGGAGGGGCTGACGTACCTGATGGCGACGATCGACCGCGTGAAGGGCGCCTTCAACCCGGAGCTCGGCGTCGAGGGGATCGTGCTGACGATGTACGACGGGAGGACCTCGCTGACGCACCAGGTCGCCGACGAGGTGAAGGGTCACTTCAAGGTCTTCGACTCGATCATCCCGCGCAACGTGAAGCTCTCCGAGGCGCCGTCGCACGGCAAGCCCGTGCTGCTCTACGACATCTCCTCGAAGGGCGCGCAGGGTTACCTGAGCCTGGCGCGCGAGATCCTCGAGGTGAACCGGCCGAAAGGCAAAGCCGCGAGGCCGAGGCCATGAGCACGGACCCGAAGAACGCGCCGCGCCGCGCCCTCGGCCGCGGGCTCGACGCGCTCCTGCCCGCCGCCGCGCCCCCGTCGCCGTCCGGCGCGTCGTACGGCGACAAGAGCGTGTTCACCTGTCCGATCGAGCGCATCGGCCCGCAGCCGGGTCAGCCGCGGCAGCACTTCGACGACGAGGCGCTCGAGGAGCTCGCCGCGTCGATCCGCGAGCACGGGATCCTCGAGCCGATCGTGGTCCGCCGCGCGCAGGCGGGCGCCGACAAGTACGAGATCATCGCCGGCGAGCGGAGGTGGCGCGCGGCGCAACGCGCGGGCCTGAAGGACGTGCTCGTCGTGGTGAAGGACGTCTCGCCGAAGGACGCGTTCGAGCTCGCGCTCGTGGAGAACGTGCAGCGCGAGGACCTGAACCCCATCGAGCTCGCCGAGGCCTTCGACCGGCTCTTGCGGGAGCACGGCTACACGCAGGAGTCGCTCGCGGAGCGCGTGGGCAAGAACCGCACGACGGTGACGAACAGCCTGCGGCTCCTGAAGCTGCCGGCGCGTGTACGGTCGATGGTGATCGGCGGCGATCTCAGCGAGGGCCACGCGCGCGCGTTGCTCGGCGCGCCGGACGACAAGGCGATGGAGGAGATCGCCGACAAGGCGGTGCGCGGTCGGCTGCCGGTGCGCAAGGTCGAGGAGCTCGTGCGGAGCACGCGCGGCCCGAAGGACGGCGGCGGCAAGGGTCCGAAGGCCGAGGGGCCCGCGGCGAAGTCGCCGGGGCTCAAGGACCTCGAGGCGCGGCTCATGCGCAAGCTCGGCGCGAAGGTCGAGGTGCGCGACAAGGACGGCAAGGGCGAGATCGTGGTCGCCTACGGCTCGCTCGACGAGCTCGATCGGATCCTCGCGCAGCTCGGCGCGTGACACACGCGTAAGGTCGACCGCTTGCGGCGCCTGCCCGGTCGCCGCACGATGCCTCTGTGCCGAACGTCGTGCCCGCGCTCGCGATGTTCTTTGGGCTGGTGGTGCTCGCGGGCTTCGTGCCGCAGCCGCTCACGCCGGCGACGCTGCTCGCCGCGAAGACGGCCCCGCCGTGGTCGCTCGCGCTCGTCGCGGCCGCGGCGGCGGCGCTCGCCGCGCTTCTGGATCACCGGCTCGTTCGCACGACGTTCCAGATCCGGAAGCTCGCGGAGCTCCGGCAAAAGCCGATCTTTCAGCGCGCGGAGGGGTACGCGAAGGTCGCCCCGTTCCTGACGACGGCGGCCTTCGCGGCGCTGCCGCTGCCCTTCATCATCGTGCGGATCTTGATGCCGCTCACGGGCTACTCGGCGCTGCGGTACGCCGCGGCCGTGGGGCTCGGGCGGGCGCCGCGCATCTACGTGATCGCGGTGGTGGGCAAGGAGTTCGACATCCCGACGGAGCTGCTCGTCGGGGCGATCGTGCTCGGCGCGATCGTCTCGCTCGCCGCGTACGTGCAGCAGCGGCGCCGCGCGTGATCAGCGCTTGTTCGTCGACTTGAGCTCGCGGAGTTTGTCCTTCGCGGCCTTGCCGATCGGCGTGTCCTTGCCGAACTCCGCGGCCTTGCCCATGGAAAACTCCGCGCTCTGCGGCTTCTTCAGCGCGAGCTGCGCGAGGCCCATGTAGTAGTAGCCCGCGGCATAGTCGGGCTTCACCTTGGTGGACTCCTGGTAGTCCGCGAGCGCGCCCGCCTCGTCGCCGAGCTCGTGCTTGCAGGTGCCGCGACGGACGAACCACTCGGGATCTTTGGCTTCGAGCTCGAGCGCGCGGTCGAACGCGGCCACGCAGTCGCCGAACGCCTTGCCGTAGCCGAGCATGCGGCCGACCGTCACGAGCATCGCGGGGTCGTCCTTCGTGCCTTCGAGGACCTTCTTCAGGTGCGGCACGGCCTTCTCGTGTTGCTTCGCCTCCGCGAGCATCGCGGCGTACTCGAAGCGCACCTCGACCGAGTCGCCCTTCGTGATGGCCGTCTCGTAGGCCTTCGACGCGCCCTCGACGTCGCCCTTCAGGCCGAGCGCATAACCGAGGTTCCGCAGCATGCCGACGTCGCCGGGCGTCTTCTCGAGCGCCGCGCGCAGGTGCTTGATGGCGTCGTCGGTGCGCGGAGGGCTCGTCGAGAGGTAGATCGCCGCGAGGTTCTGCGCGGCGGCGGCGAGGCCCGGCTTGCGCTCGAGCGCGGCGAGGTAGGACTTCTCGGCGCCGGCGAGGTCGTTCTCCTTCTCCAGCACGAGGCCCATGTACGCGTGCGCCTCGGCGTTGTCCGGCGACGCCTCGAGCGCGCGCTTCAGGTGGACCTTTCCGGCCGCGTATTGCTCCTTCTCGATGAACGCGACGGCGCGCTGGAAGTCGGTCTGCGCGGCGCCCCCGGTCATGCCTTCCGTGCCGCCGAGCGGCGGATCGGCGACGAGGTCGGGATCCTTCGGGGGCGGCGTGCTGCCACACGCGGCGAGCACGAGCGCCGTGATGCAAGGGAGGAGAGCTCTCATCGCTCTGCGCGAGGAGGAGGGTAAGAAGAGCATGGCCCGCTGTTTCCTTCTTGTTCGAGCGACTCGAGCACCGACTCGATTCGTTGCCGCACCTCGGCCGCGCGTTTGCCCGGCGCCACTTTAGCGCCGTCCGCCTCGCTGACGTAGAACACGTCGGCGGCGCGCATGCCTTCGGTGTTGATCTTGGCCACGGCGATGCTGAGGCCGAGGCGGTAGAGCGCGTCGGAGATGGCATGCAAGAGGCCCGGCCGATCCCGGGTCATGACCTCGATGACGGTGTGCCGCGGCGAGGCGCGGTCGTCGATCGAGACCTGGGTGCGCACGCGCGGCGTGGCGCGGCCCGGAAGCGCGCTCTTGCCGCGCTTGCTCGCGAGTTCGGCCGTGGTCGTGTGGCCTTCGAGCACGGCGTCGAGGTCCCGCACGAGGCCCGGGAGCGCCCGCGCGACGCCCTCCACGCCCTCGGCGCGATCACGCACCCAGAAGAGGTCGACGGCCTCGACCGTACCGTCCGGCAGGTGGCGCGAGTGGATCTGCGCGGCGTGCACCTCGAGGCGCGAGGCCGCGAGCGCCGCGGTGATCGACGCGAGCAGGCCCGGACGATCGGAGGCGATGACGCAGATCTCCGCGGCCTGCGGGTGCCGCGACGGGACGAGCGCGACGCTGACCGTCCGGCCCCCGTGCTTGCGCGCGAGCTCGGCGTGCGAGGCGATCGCCGCGGGTGCGTTCGAGAGCAGGTAACGCTCCGGCATCGACGCGAGGTACGTCGGGACGAACGCCTCCCGCGCCGCCCGCTCCTCCTCCGAGGACACGAGCAGCGCGCGCGCGGCCTCGAGCACGGCCGACTGGGCGCGCGCGAGGCGCTCGTCCTCGCCGGGGTTGCCCGCGAGCGCGCGATCGGCGGCGAGGTAGAGCTCGTCGAGCATACGCGCCTTCCACGAGGTCATCGACGTCGGGCTCGTCGTGGAGAGGTCGGCGACGGTGAGCAGGTAGAGCTCGGAGAGCGAGTCCCGGTCGGGGATCACGCGCAAGAACTCCTCGATCGTCGCGGGATCGTCGAGGTCCCTTCGCGTCGCGACGTGGTACATGACGAGGTGCTGGCGCACGAGGTGGCACGCGGCCGCGACGTCTTCGGGCGGGAAGCCGAGGCGCTTCAGGATGACGTCGGCCATGTCGGCGCCGCGCACGCTGTGATCCTTGCCGCCGATCGCCTTGCCCACGTCGTGCAAGAGCGTCGCGAAGAACAGCATCGTCTTGCGCGTCGCCTCGGCGGCGAGGCGGCACGCGAGCGGGTGCTCGGCCGTGAGCTCGCCGCGCACGAGCGCCGCGAGCCTGTCGACGGCGGCCACCGAGTGAACGTCGACCGTGTACACGTGGTAAACGTCGTGGTGCACGCGCCCGACGACGGGCAAGAACTCGGGGATCATCGCGAGCAAGAGCCCGAGGTCGTGCATCTCCGCGAGCGTGGATCCGCGCTTGAGCCGGGTCTCCTCGGTGGTCGAGACGAGCGCGCAGAAGAGGCGCGCGGCCTCGGGGCTCTCGCGCAGGCTCTCGGTCCAGGAAGGATCCGCGGCGGCCCGCGCGATGGCGTCGCGCGCCCACGGGAGCAGCGGCGCGCGGCGCTCGACGGCCGCCGAGAGCATCCGCAGCGCGAGCGCGGGCTCCTTCGTGACGAGCTCGAGCTCGCTCATCGTCACGCAGCCGTCGAACATGCGCACGCCGCCGCCGAGGTCCTCCTCGCGGGGCTTCTTCTTGCCGAGGAGCGGCGCCGCGCGCGAGAGCATGGTCTCCCGCGCGCTCGAGATGATGCGCGCGCTGCGGTAGTACGCGCTCATCATCTTCTCGACGGCCTCGCCGCCCTCGCCGTAGCCGAGCAGCGACGCGATCGACTCCTGCTCGTCGAACGTGAGCCTGTCGCTGCGCCTCCCCGCGTGCGCGTGGAGGAGGTTCCGGATGCGGAAGAGCAGCTCGCGCGCGGCGGCGATGTCCGCCGACTCGCGCTGCAGGAGCGCGCCCACGCGCACGAGATCGTCGAGCTCGTGCACGCCGAAGCGCGCCTTGCCCGCCCAGCCTGCGATGTCGAGGTCGCGCAGGCCGCCCGCGCCGTTCTTCACGTCGGGCTCGAGCAGGTAGACCGATCCGCCGAAGCGCGCGTGCCGCACGCGCACCTCGTCCTCGAGCTGCGCGAGGAACCGAGGCAGCTCCGCGTGCGCGAAGAGGCCCGCGTCGCACCGCGTCTTCAGCTCGTCCGAGAGCGCGCGGTTGCCCGTGATGTGCCGGTAGTCGAGCAGGCTCGTCGCCGTCGGCAGGTCCGCGCGGGCCGCCTCCACGAGCGCCTCGACCTTGCCGACCTGATGGCCGATCGGGACGCCCATGTCCCAGAGCGGGTAGAGCAGCGCCTCGGCCACGGCCGCGGCCGCGCCGAGGTCCCGCGCGAGCAGGCGCACGTCGAGGTCGCTGCCGAGCGCGAGCGCGCCGCGCCCGTATCCACCGACGCCGCCGAGCGCGACCTCCTCGAACGCCTCGGCGACCTCCTTCGGCAAGAGCTCGCCGCCGGGCAAACGCAGGCGCCCCTCGCGCGCCTCGCTCCGCAGGAGCTCGAAGAGCCGCGCGAGCAGGTCGTCGCAGAGGCGCGCGTGCCGCCTCCCGAGCGCGAGCCCGCACCCGTCGAGCGGCGCGGGCCTGCTCTGCGAGGGCACGAGCGCCTCGAGCTCGGCGCGTCGCGCGGACCATTCGCGGCGAAGATCCACGAGCGCG is from Polyangium spumosum and encodes:
- a CDS encoding ATP-dependent Clp protease proteolytic subunit, whose product is MIRRVETRKQAMEFLERDHDAVERDRASGLTTLREQGYVLPTVTEVTHRGEREWNIFSRLLKDRIVFIGTEIDDFVANAVIAQFLFLESEDPDKDIQVYINSPGGIVTSGLAMYDTMQYVRCPVSTMCIGQAASMGAVLLAAGHKGRRYALPHARMMIHQPLGGARGQATDIEIQAREIKKMKETLIDILADATSKNREELAKDIERDFYLSAPQAKEYGLIDEVLPKRIKGTPQAL
- the tig gene encoding trigger factor, whose translation is MQVTVEKLSPVLVELKVEIPAEQVRTEVDKAYANLQRSARVRGFRQGKAPRHVLAHLYSGSIHADVARRLVDTTLNRALASQQVQPLSQPDIAPVELRPEESFSYKARFEVRPDIAEVKWEGFEVTRPKTEVTADMIDAEVARLRREHATLSAPEPERPAKAGDLARIAFTLDVDGKVREDKPQEIETEIGSGQVFKEIEDVLTGMNVGETKDATVEFSERHTNEVLRGKTGTFHVTLKEVRERNFPEVDDEFAKDVGHENLEAMRAALSAKIEKELKQKATDSVAEKLVFELCKANPIPVPPSLVEQQAQLTERELVTAARRQGQRLEMTPELRARVHADAETKVRAGLIMAEIAKAKTVQVTPQDIEKGYEELAEQTGKNVAKVKAEYRDPKKQEMLIGMILEDKILDLIEAASKITEA
- a CDS encoding transcriptional regulator — translated: MPLPKSFQNFAEFEREIIRAGTRVNLSLEDIVEDTSFEEEIELDQDDDPFASMRDF
- a CDS encoding ParA family protein, which codes for MAPSPLIYAVANQKGGVGKTTTSVNLAASLAAAEKRTLLVDCDPQGNASSGVGVRRPNIERSLYDVLIGRSTLRETVISTSVPRLDVVPATQDLVAAEIELVDAPDRATKLRDAIRPHASDYEYVILDCPPSLGLLTLNALVAAHRVLVPLQCEYYALEGLTYLMATIDRVKGAFNPELGVEGIVLTMYDGRTSLTHQVADEVKGHFKVFDSIIPRNVKLSEAPSHGKPVLLYDISSKGAQGYLSLAREILEVNRPKGKAARPRP
- a CDS encoding ParB/RepB/Spo0J family partition protein → MSTDPKNAPRRALGRGLDALLPAAAPPSPSGASYGDKSVFTCPIERIGPQPGQPRQHFDDEALEELAASIREHGILEPIVVRRAQAGADKYEIIAGERRWRAAQRAGLKDVLVVVKDVSPKDAFELALVENVQREDLNPIELAEAFDRLLREHGYTQESLAERVGKNRTTVTNSLRLLKLPARVRSMVIGGDLSEGHARALLGAPDDKAMEEIADKAVRGRLPVRKVEELVRSTRGPKDGGGKGPKAEGPAAKSPGLKDLEARLMRKLGAKVEVRDKDGKGEIVVAYGSLDELDRILAQLGA
- a CDS encoding tetratricopeptide repeat protein, with the protein product MRALLPCITALVLAACGSTPPPKDPDLVADPPLGGTEGMTGGAAQTDFQRAVAFIEKEQYAAGKVHLKRALEASPDNAEAHAYMGLVLEKENDLAGAEKSYLAALERKPGLAAAAQNLAAIYLSTSPPRTDDAIKHLRAALEKTPGDVGMLRNLGYALGLKGDVEGASKAYETAITKGDSVEVRFEYAAMLAEAKQHEKAVPHLKKVLEGTKDDPAMLVTVGRMLGYGKAFGDCVAAFDRALELEAKDPEWFVRRGTCKHELGDEAGALADYQESTKVKPDYAAGYYYMGLAQLALKKPQSAEFSMGKAAEFGKDTPIGKAAKDKLRELKSTNKR
- the glnD gene encoding [protein-PII] uridylyltransferase, producing the protein MTTEVKDPTGALVDLRREWSARRAELEALVPSQSRPAPLDGCGLALGRRHARLCDDLLARLFELLRSEAREGRLRLPGGELLPKEVAEAFEEVALGGVGGYGRGALALGSDLDVRLLARDLGAAAAVAEALLYPLWDMGVPIGHQVGKVEALVEAARADLPTATSLLDYRHITGNRALSDELKTRCDAGLFAHAELPRFLAQLEDEVRVRHARFGGSVYLLEPDVKNGAGGLRDLDIAGWAGKARFGVHELDDLVRVGALLQRESADIAAARELLFRIRNLLHAHAGRRSDRLTFDEQESIASLLGYGEGGEAVEKMMSAYYRSARIISSARETMLSRAAPLLGKKKPREEDLGGGVRMFDGCVTMSELELVTKEPALALRMLSAAVERRAPLLPWARDAIARAAADPSWTESLRESPEAARLFCALVSTTEETRLKRGSTLAEMHDLGLLLAMIPEFLPVVGRVHHDVYHVYTVDVHSVAAVDRLAALVRGELTAEHPLACRLAAEATRKTMLFFATLLHDVGKAIGGKDHSVRGADMADVILKRLGFPPEDVAAACHLVRQHLVMYHVATRRDLDDPATIEEFLRVIPDRDSLSELYLLTVADLSTTSPTSMTSWKARMLDELYLAADRALAGNPGEDERLARAQSAVLEAARALLVSSEEERAAREAFVPTYLASMPERYLLSNAPAAIASHAELARKHGGRTVSVALVPSRHPQAAEICVIASDRPGLLASITAALAASRLEVHAAQIHSRHLPDGTVEAVDLFWVRDRAEGVEGVARALPGLVRDLDAVLEGHTTTAELASKRGKSALPGRATPRVRTQVSIDDRASPRHTVIEVMTRDRPGLLHAISDALYRLGLSIAVAKINTEGMRAADVFYVSEADGAKVAPGKRAAEVRQRIESVLESLEQEGNSGPCSSYPPPRAER